The following coding sequences are from one Pseudonocardia sp. EC080619-01 window:
- a CDS encoding 2Fe-2S iron-sulfur cluster-binding protein, producing MTTTSGKGPAGPGGGSRAPAPGQVDGAPEADAGANGSETPGDGPGAGEGVGTLGRTNGAGAVGVTVADPAGAAPGPAERLSGGPVMLGPIRRTVGLSLDGTEVRVPEGSTILEALHSEGTAEQADTPTLCWAPNMDPINACRVCVVEVEGSRTLVPSCARRCEDGMEVRTGTEKVRHSRRMVLELLASSVDMDRASDDVQRWMREYGVDAERYGPPDAPAAAGERDRRHPGHHHAPDGRTRATVEQPVKIDNDLYVRDYSRCIMCYKCVNACGTDAQFTFAIAAAGRGFDARIATEHDVELPDSACVYCGNCIGVCPTGALVSVAEHDRREAGDWHPDEESVTTTICSFCGVGCNLELHVQRGEIVNVTSPADHSVTHGHLCIKGRFGFRHVQNLPEDRPS from the coding sequence ATGACGACGACCAGCGGCAAGGGCCCGGCCGGCCCCGGCGGCGGCTCGCGGGCACCGGCCCCCGGGCAGGTCGACGGCGCCCCCGAGGCCGACGCGGGCGCGAACGGCTCGGAGACCCCGGGCGACGGCCCGGGCGCGGGCGAGGGGGTCGGCACCCTGGGCCGGACCAACGGGGCCGGGGCGGTCGGCGTCACCGTCGCCGACCCGGCCGGGGCCGCGCCGGGCCCGGCCGAGCGCCTGTCCGGCGGCCCCGTGATGCTCGGCCCGATCCGGCGCACCGTCGGGCTCTCGCTGGACGGCACGGAGGTCCGGGTCCCGGAGGGCTCGACGATCCTGGAGGCGCTGCACTCCGAGGGCACGGCCGAGCAGGCCGACACCCCGACGCTGTGCTGGGCGCCCAACATGGACCCGATCAACGCCTGCCGGGTGTGTGTCGTCGAGGTCGAGGGCTCCCGCACCCTGGTGCCGTCGTGCGCCCGGCGGTGCGAGGACGGCATGGAGGTGCGGACCGGCACCGAGAAGGTCCGGCACAGCCGTCGCATGGTGCTGGAGCTGCTGGCGTCGTCGGTGGACATGGACCGTGCGAGCGACGACGTGCAGCGCTGGATGCGCGAGTACGGCGTCGACGCCGAGCGGTACGGGCCGCCCGACGCGCCCGCCGCGGCGGGGGAGCGCGACCGCCGCCATCCCGGGCACCACCACGCCCCGGACGGGCGCACCCGGGCGACCGTCGAGCAGCCCGTCAAGATCGACAACGATCTCTACGTGCGGGACTACTCCCGCTGCATCATGTGCTACAAGTGCGTCAACGCCTGCGGCACCGACGCCCAGTTCACCTTCGCGATCGCCGCCGCCGGTCGCGGGTTCGACGCCCGCATCGCCACCGAGCACGACGTCGAGCTGCCCGACTCCGCCTGCGTCTACTGCGGGAACTGCATCGGCGTCTGCCCGACGGGCGCGCTGGTCTCGGTGGCCGAGCACGACCGGCGCGAGGCGGGCGACTGGCATCCCGACGAGGAGTCCGTCACGACGACGATCTGCTCGTTCTGCGGGGTCGGCTGCAACCTGGAGCTGCACGTCCAGCGCGGCGAGATCGTGAACGTGACGAGTCCGGCCGACCACTCGGTGACCCACGGCCACCTGTGCATCAAGGGCCGGTTCGGGTTCCGGCACGTGCAGAACCTGCCGGAGGACCGACCGTCGTGA
- a CDS encoding TetR/AcrR family transcriptional regulator, translating into MPRRKQVPDSDVLDVALDVLHAGGPQSLTFAALSEASGLAPATLVQRFGSKPDLLSRVLLHAWDRLERRTDELGATVERTPRGAVAFLVGLSEQYGGIDSYADALLVLREDLRDPQARRRGTAWRASLAGVLDACLDGPPGLGDAVATYWQGTLTWWGFDPREPVTTHVERELTRFLTTVGPPAGSARAGTRTGP; encoded by the coding sequence ATGCCCCGCCGCAAGCAGGTCCCCGATTCCGACGTCCTCGACGTCGCCCTCGACGTGCTGCACGCCGGCGGCCCGCAGTCCCTGACGTTCGCCGCGCTCTCCGAGGCGAGCGGGCTCGCCCCGGCGACGCTCGTCCAGCGGTTCGGGAGCAAGCCCGACCTGCTCAGCCGGGTGCTGCTGCACGCGTGGGACCGGCTCGAACGGCGCACCGACGAGCTCGGGGCCACCGTGGAGCGCACCCCGCGGGGCGCGGTCGCGTTCCTCGTCGGGCTCTCCGAGCAGTACGGCGGCATCGACAGTTACGCCGACGCCCTGCTGGTGCTGCGCGAGGACCTCCGCGACCCGCAGGCGCGCCGGCGGGGCACGGCGTGGCGGGCGTCCCTCGCCGGGGTCCTCGACGCGTGCCTGGACGGGCCGCCCGGCCTGGGCGACGCCGTCGCGACCTACTGGCAGGGCACCCTGACGTGGTGGGGTTTCGACCCGCGCGAGCCGGTCACCACGCACGTCGAGCGGGAGCTGACCCGCTTCCTCACGACGGTCGGTCCTCCGGCAGGTTCTGCACGTGCCGGAACCCGAACCGGCCCTTGA
- a CDS encoding SDR family oxidoreductase produces the protein MDLTGRVALVAGATRGAGRGIAVELGAAGATVYCTGRTTREQRSEYDRAETIEDTADLVTAAGGTGIAVPTDHLDTEAVAALVDRIGREHGRLDVLVNDIWGGELMVEWETPVWEHDLANGLRTLRLAIDTHLVTAHHALRLLSRTPGGLVVEVTDGTDGYNAENYRLNAFYDLAKIAPIRLARSWAHELRGHGGTAVAVTPGWLRSEMMLELFGVTEDTWRDALTAEPHFAISESPRLVGRGIAALAADPDRHRWNGRSTSSGELAREYGLDDVDGSRPDAWRYIVEVQDAGKPADVTGYR, from the coding sequence ATGGACCTGACGGGACGGGTGGCGCTGGTCGCCGGGGCGACACGCGGGGCCGGGCGCGGGATCGCCGTCGAGCTGGGCGCGGCCGGGGCGACCGTGTACTGCACCGGGCGCACCACGCGCGAGCAGCGGTCCGAGTACGACCGCGCGGAGACGATCGAGGACACCGCCGACCTGGTCACCGCGGCCGGCGGCACCGGGATCGCGGTGCCCACCGACCACCTCGACACCGAGGCCGTCGCCGCGCTCGTCGACCGGATCGGGCGCGAGCACGGCCGGCTCGACGTGCTCGTCAACGACATCTGGGGCGGCGAGCTCATGGTCGAGTGGGAGACCCCGGTCTGGGAGCACGACCTGGCCAACGGGCTCCGCACGCTGCGGCTGGCGATCGACACCCACCTGGTCACCGCGCACCACGCGCTGCGGCTGCTGTCGCGGACGCCCGGCGGGCTCGTCGTCGAGGTCACCGACGGCACCGACGGGTACAACGCCGAGAACTACCGGCTCAACGCCTTCTACGACCTCGCGAAGATCGCCCCGATCCGGCTCGCCCGGTCCTGGGCGCACGAGCTGCGCGGGCACGGCGGCACGGCGGTCGCCGTCACGCCCGGCTGGCTGCGCTCGGAGATGATGCTGGAGCTCTTCGGCGTCACCGAGGACACCTGGCGCGACGCGCTCACCGCCGAGCCGCACTTCGCCATCTCCGAGTCGCCGCGGCTCGTCGGGCGCGGGATCGCCGCACTCGCCGCGGACCCCGACCGGCACCGCTGGAACGGCCGCTCCACCTCCTCCGGGGAGCTCGCCCGGGAGTACGGCCTCGACGACGTCGACGGCTCGCGCCCGGACGCCTGGCGCTACATCGTCGAGGTGCAGGACGCGGGGAAGCCGGCGGACGTCACCGGCTACCGCTGA
- a CDS encoding TSUP family transporter yields the protein MPPDPTALAVLTAVVAAGTAVQVLLGFGVNLLLVPAALLLWPGLVPVPAMIVNLLLSAGVAVRWRRWADPRVTRWVLAGAVPGLVVGAWLLAVLSPRALAVAGACGILAAVLMTARGPAARHAGPSASAAAGAGSAVLGTTAAVTGPPVALLLAGTDPRRARATVAVTGTAIALVALAAVLAGPLRAGAGDALLAGLWLLPGIGLGWVAGHLLGRRVGARTLRRVVLVVSAASAVVVLVRALAT from the coding sequence ATGCCACCGGACCCCACGGCGCTCGCCGTCCTGACCGCCGTCGTGGCGGCCGGGACGGCGGTGCAGGTCCTGCTCGGGTTCGGGGTGAACCTCCTGCTCGTCCCGGCGGCGCTGCTGCTCTGGCCGGGACTGGTACCGGTCCCGGCCATGATCGTGAACCTGCTGCTGTCGGCGGGGGTCGCGGTGCGGTGGCGCCGGTGGGCCGATCCGCGGGTCACCCGGTGGGTGCTGGCCGGGGCGGTGCCGGGGCTCGTCGTGGGTGCCTGGCTGCTGGCGGTGCTGAGCCCGCGGGCGCTCGCCGTCGCGGGGGCCTGCGGCATCCTCGCCGCGGTGCTGATGACCGCCCGCGGCCCGGCGGCCCGGCACGCGGGCCCCTCGGCGAGCGCCGCGGCCGGGGCCGGTTCCGCGGTTCTGGGCACGACGGCTGCGGTCACCGGCCCGCCGGTCGCGTTGCTGCTCGCCGGGACCGACCCCCGCCGCGCCCGGGCGACGGTCGCGGTGACGGGCACGGCCATCGCCCTGGTCGCACTGGCCGCCGTGCTGGCGGGACCGCTGCGGGCGGGCGCGGGCGACGCGCTGCTCGCCGGCCTGTGGCTGCTGCCCGGGATCGGGCTGGGCTGGGTCGCCGGGCACCTGCTGGGGCGCCGGGTGGGCGCCCGGACGCTGCGCCGGGTGGTGCTGGTCGTGTCGGCGGCGTCGGCCGTCGTCGTGCTCGTGCGGGCCCTGGCGACCTGA
- a CDS encoding MFS transporter gives MPTPMYALYQRELGFSPVVQTVVFAVYALGVLAALLLAGRWSDQLGRRPMLLAGVAFSLVSSLVFLLAGPVWVLLVGRLLSGVSAGIFAGAATAAVIEAAPESWRDRGPAVATAANIGGLGLGTALAGVAVEYLPAPLHLSFAVHAVVVALCGLLVLAAPETVRDRPAHPSLRPQTVEVPPAVRAVFALAATAGFAGFAVLGLFTALSPRIVSEIIGIPNHAVAGVMSFVLLGASVVAQLLVRHAGTDRVLDAGCVLLVAGVGLVALSVARASMTELLAGAVIAGAGQGMTFSKGLAAVNSRVDVARRAGTTSSYFLVLYVAISLPVVGLGAASQAWGLRTAGIAFCGLVALLAVIALSALLVLQRREARPPATP, from the coding sequence ATGCCGACCCCGATGTACGCGCTCTACCAGCGCGAGCTCGGGTTCTCCCCGGTCGTCCAGACGGTGGTCTTCGCCGTGTACGCCCTCGGTGTGCTCGCCGCGCTGCTGCTCGCGGGCCGCTGGTCCGACCAGCTGGGGCGACGCCCGATGCTGCTCGCCGGCGTCGCGTTCTCCCTGGTCAGCAGCCTGGTCTTCCTGCTGGCCGGTCCGGTGTGGGTGCTCCTGGTGGGGCGGCTGCTGTCGGGCGTCTCGGCCGGGATCTTCGCCGGGGCCGCGACCGCAGCGGTGATCGAGGCCGCCCCGGAGTCGTGGCGGGACCGCGGGCCCGCGGTGGCGACCGCCGCGAACATCGGCGGGCTCGGCCTGGGCACGGCCCTCGCGGGCGTCGCCGTCGAGTACCTGCCGGCACCGCTGCACCTGTCCTTCGCGGTGCACGCGGTCGTGGTGGCGCTGTGCGGGCTGCTGGTGCTCGCCGCGCCGGAGACGGTCCGGGACCGGCCCGCGCACCCGTCGCTGCGCCCGCAGACGGTGGAGGTCCCGCCCGCCGTCCGGGCGGTGTTCGCCCTGGCGGCGACGGCCGGGTTCGCCGGCTTCGCGGTGCTCGGCCTGTTCACCGCGCTCTCCCCGCGGATCGTCTCCGAGATCATCGGCATCCCGAACCACGCCGTCGCGGGCGTGATGTCGTTCGTGCTGCTCGGGGCCTCGGTGGTCGCGCAGCTGCTCGTCCGCCACGCCGGCACCGACCGGGTGCTCGACGCGGGCTGCGTGCTCCTGGTGGCCGGCGTCGGGCTGGTCGCGCTGTCGGTGGCGCGGGCGTCGATGACGGAGCTGCTCGCCGGCGCGGTGATCGCCGGCGCGGGGCAGGGCATGACGTTCTCCAAGGGCCTGGCCGCGGTGAACAGCCGGGTGGACGTGGCACGGCGGGCCGGGACGACGTCGTCGTACTTCCTGGTGCTCTACGTCGCGATCTCGCTGCCGGTCGTCGGGCTCGGCGCGGCGAGCCAGGCCTGGGGGCTGCGGACGGCCGGGATCGCCTTCTGCGGGCTCGTCGCGCTGCTCGCGGTGATCGCGCTCAGTGCGCTGCTCGTGCTGCAGCGACGGGAGGCACGGCCTCCCGCCACACCCTGA
- a CDS encoding methyltransferase encodes MRGPTGPGVLEEIALPGGPLTLLRPADPDCVEPDAVEVAEGVEELHPAHWAHLWPSGRALAHAVAAAGPARLAGRRVLELGCGLGLPSLAAARAGAVPVVATDRSPAAVGWVAANARRSGLAVEAVVAAFDAGDPRLGQQRWDLVLASDVLYGVAAADALTALLPRVTSRRAAVWLADPGRPETPRWLEAARGTWTVRTRPLPHGVDLHVLRRRP; translated from the coding sequence GTGCGTGGCCCGACCGGCCCCGGCGTGCTGGAGGAGATCGCGCTGCCGGGCGGACCGCTGACCCTGCTGCGCCCGGCCGACCCGGACTGCGTCGAGCCCGACGCCGTCGAGGTCGCCGAGGGCGTGGAGGAGCTGCACCCGGCGCACTGGGCCCACCTGTGGCCGTCCGGGCGGGCGCTGGCGCACGCGGTCGCCGCGGCGGGCCCGGCGCGGCTGGCCGGGCGCCGGGTGCTGGAGCTGGGCTGCGGGCTCGGGCTGCCGTCGCTGGCCGCGGCCCGCGCCGGTGCGGTGCCGGTGGTGGCGACCGACCGGTCCCCCGCCGCCGTCGGCTGGGTGGCGGCGAACGCCCGCCGGTCGGGGCTGGCGGTGGAGGCCGTGGTGGCCGCGTTCGACGCCGGCGACCCGCGGCTCGGGCAGCAGCGGTGGGACCTCGTGCTGGCCTCGGACGTGCTCTACGGTGTCGCCGCGGCGGACGCGCTGACCGCGCTGCTGCCGCGGGTGACGAGCCGCCGGGCGGCGGTGTGGCTGGCCGATCCCGGGCGCCCGGAGACCCCGCGCTGGCTGGAGGCCGCCCGCGGGACCTGGACGGTCCGCACCCGACCACTGCCGCACGGGGTGGACCTGCACGTGCTGCGCCGCAGGCCCTGA
- a CDS encoding amidohydrolase, translating to MSAAGGGRTLLRSVRPLAADRTGIGEPVDVLVSGHRVAAIGPGLDPGGAEVVDGDGRALLPGLWDHHVHMAQWALARRRLDVSGARSAAECAALVAERLAQAPPAPGEALVGFGFRDSLWPDEAHRDLLDPLAGDVPVVLVSGDLHQGWLNGPALDRFGHRGHPTGRIRESEFFAVTVALQDVPDETLDGFVADAAAAASARGVVGIVDFEAPWSLPDWRRRIAAGATGLRVEASVWPDRLDDLVATGLRTGDAVDGCDGLLTAGPLKVITDGSLNTRTAYCYDPYPAPPGALIDNPCGLLLVPPDELRPLLARAHDAGLEAALHAIGDHANTLVLDAFAATGARGRIEHAQLLTGDDVPRFAALGLVASVQPEHALDDRDVADRLWAGRTGRAFAFASLHGTGARLALGSDAPVAPLDPWVALAAAVHRSADGRERWHPEQELDRAVALGASFGVVGGSTARVAEGVRADLVLTDADPVTCDPAVLRAMPVAGTLVGGRWTHRDGV from the coding sequence ATGAGCGCCGCCGGGGGCGGGCGCACCCTGCTGCGGTCGGTGCGCCCGCTCGCCGCGGACCGCACCGGGATCGGGGAGCCGGTCGACGTGCTCGTGTCCGGGCACCGCGTCGCCGCGATCGGGCCCGGGCTCGACCCCGGCGGGGCGGAGGTCGTCGACGGCGACGGGCGCGCACTGCTGCCCGGCCTGTGGGACCACCACGTGCACATGGCGCAGTGGGCGCTGGCCCGCCGCCGGCTCGACGTCTCCGGCGCCCGGTCGGCCGCGGAGTGCGCCGCGCTCGTCGCGGAGCGCCTCGCGCAGGCCCCGCCCGCGCCGGGCGAGGCCCTGGTCGGGTTCGGGTTCCGGGACTCGCTGTGGCCGGACGAGGCGCACCGCGACCTGCTGGACCCGCTCGCGGGCGACGTCCCGGTCGTCCTGGTGTCGGGTGACCTGCACCAGGGCTGGCTGAACGGGCCGGCACTGGACCGGTTCGGGCACCGCGGGCACCCGACCGGCCGGATCCGCGAGTCGGAGTTCTTCGCGGTCACGGTCGCACTGCAGGACGTCCCCGACGAGACACTCGACGGGTTCGTCGCCGACGCGGCGGCCGCCGCGTCGGCCCGGGGTGTCGTCGGGATCGTCGACTTCGAGGCACCGTGGTCGCTACCGGACTGGCGGCGCCGCATCGCCGCGGGCGCGACCGGACTGCGGGTCGAGGCGTCGGTGTGGCCGGACCGGCTCGACGACCTCGTCGCGACCGGGCTGCGCACCGGCGACGCCGTCGACGGGTGCGACGGCCTGCTCACCGCCGGCCCGCTCAAGGTGATCACCGACGGATCGCTGAACACCCGCACCGCGTACTGCTACGACCCGTACCCGGCGCCGCCGGGCGCACTGATCGACAACCCGTGCGGGCTGCTGCTCGTCCCGCCGGACGAGCTCCGCCCGCTGCTGGCCCGGGCGCACGACGCCGGCCTGGAGGCCGCGCTGCACGCCATCGGCGACCACGCGAACACCCTGGTGCTGGACGCGTTCGCCGCCACCGGGGCGCGCGGGCGGATCGAGCACGCCCAGCTGCTCACCGGCGACGACGTGCCCCGATTCGCCGCACTCGGCCTGGTGGCCAGCGTGCAGCCCGAGCACGCGCTGGACGACCGCGACGTCGCCGACCGGCTCTGGGCGGGCCGGACGGGGCGCGCGTTCGCGTTCGCGTCGCTGCACGGCACCGGGGCCCGGCTGGCGCTCGGCTCGGACGCCCCGGTGGCCCCGCTCGACCCGTGGGTCGCGCTCGCCGCGGCCGTGCACCGCTCCGCCGACGGCCGGGAGCGGTGGCACCCGGAGCAGGAGCTCGACCGGGCCGTCGCACTCGGCGCGTCGTTCGGCGTGGTCGGCGGCTCGACGGCCCGGGTCGCCGAGGGCGTCCGCGCCGACCTGGTGCTGACCGACGCCGATCCGGTCACCTGCGACCCGGCCGTCCTGCGCGCGATGCCGGTCGCGGGGACGCTCGTCGGCGGCCGGTGGACACACCGGGACGGCGTCTGA
- a CDS encoding phosphatase PAP2 family protein, producing MDRSITDFVAGRPPSRVDRTLRRLTRTADHSVLWFAIAGILAVRRGAGRQAAMRGVASIALTSLTANALLKPLLPRRRPAAAELPAFRTVADPPSSSSFPSGHAASAAAFATAVVMENRRAAPVVVPLAAIVGWSRVHVGVHWTSDVVAGAAVGTAVAQLTRRWWPVRPSDEARARPIDTVPELPQGEGLVIVSNPFSGPPDHDVSDEVRERLPAAHHLVVGDGIKVEDMLEDAIAQRGQWVRAVGVAGGDGTVATAASVADRHGLPLVVVPGGTLNHFARDVGVYDTQEAVDATQAGEAVAVDLALVEAHPGRLDDPEDISVTRTRYFINTASIGSYPELVRLREQWQPRYGKWPAFAAALITVLRRSEKISVKIEDRWYKVWFLFVGNGPYYPRGAVPAWRPTLDSGLLDVRWLRADVRFSRLRVVIALILGALGHSRVYHQREVPRVDVELLEPSMLATDGEVVEEAGRYTFRVAERPIPVYRRDEERWTGRDRPFQG from the coding sequence GTGGACAGGTCCATCACCGACTTCGTGGCGGGCAGGCCACCCAGCCGGGTGGACCGGACGCTGCGGCGGCTCACCCGGACGGCCGACCACAGCGTGCTCTGGTTCGCGATCGCGGGGATCCTCGCCGTCCGGCGGGGTGCCGGGCGCCAGGCGGCCATGCGGGGTGTCGCGTCGATCGCGCTGACCAGCCTCACCGCGAACGCGCTGCTGAAGCCGCTGCTGCCGCGCCGGCGTCCGGCCGCGGCGGAGCTGCCCGCGTTCCGGACGGTGGCCGACCCGCCGTCCTCGTCGTCGTTCCCGTCCGGGCACGCCGCCTCCGCGGCCGCGTTCGCGACGGCCGTCGTTATGGAAAACCGGCGGGCGGCGCCGGTCGTCGTGCCGCTGGCCGCGATCGTCGGCTGGTCGCGGGTGCACGTCGGCGTGCACTGGACCTCCGACGTGGTGGCCGGGGCCGCCGTCGGGACCGCGGTGGCACAGCTGACCCGCCGCTGGTGGCCGGTCCGCCCCAGCGACGAGGCCAGGGCGCGGCCGATCGACACCGTGCCGGAGCTGCCGCAGGGCGAGGGCCTGGTGATCGTGTCCAACCCGTTCTCCGGGCCGCCGGACCACGACGTGTCCGACGAGGTCCGGGAGCGTCTCCCGGCCGCGCACCATCTCGTCGTCGGCGACGGGATCAAGGTCGAGGACATGCTGGAGGACGCGATCGCGCAGCGCGGGCAGTGGGTGCGCGCGGTCGGCGTCGCGGGCGGCGACGGCACGGTGGCGACCGCGGCGTCGGTCGCGGACCGGCACGGGCTGCCGCTGGTCGTCGTCCCGGGCGGGACGCTCAACCACTTCGCCCGTGACGTCGGCGTCTACGACACCCAGGAGGCCGTCGACGCCACGCAGGCCGGTGAGGCCGTCGCCGTGGACCTGGCCCTGGTCGAGGCCCACCCCGGGCGGCTGGACGACCCGGAGGACATCTCCGTCACCCGGACCCGCTACTTCATCAACACGGCCTCGATCGGTTCCTACCCGGAGCTGGTGCGGCTGCGCGAGCAGTGGCAGCCGCGCTACGGCAAGTGGCCCGCCTTCGCCGCGGCCCTGATCACCGTGCTGCGGCGGTCCGAGAAGATCTCGGTGAAGATCGAGGACCGCTGGTACAAGGTCTGGTTCCTGTTCGTCGGCAACGGCCCGTACTACCCGCGCGGCGCCGTGCCGGCGTGGCGGCCGACGCTGGACTCCGGCCTGCTCGACGTCCGCTGGCTGCGCGCCGACGTGCGGTTCTCCCGGCTGCGCGTGGTGATCGCGCTGATCCTCGGCGCGCTCGGCCACAGCCGCGTCTACCACCAGCGTGAGGTGCCGCGGGTCGACGTCGAGCTCCTGGAGCCGAGCATGCTCGCCACCGACGGCGAGGTCGTCGAGGAGGCCGGCCGGTACACGTTCCGGGTCGCCGAGCGCCCTATCCCGGTCTACCGCCGCGACGAGGAGCGCTGGACCGGCCGCGACCGGCCCTTCCAGGGATGA
- the pafA gene encoding Pup--protein ligase, translated as MQRRIFGVETEFGVTCTFHGQRRLSPDEVARYLFRRVVSWGRSSNVFLRNGARLYLDVGSHPEYATAECDSLTQLVAHDKAGERILEDLLVDAERRLVDEGIGGDIYLFKNNTDSAGNSYGCHENYLVARQGEFSRIADVLLPFLVTRQLICGAGKVLQTPRGAVYCLSQRAEHIWEGVSSATTRSRPIINTRDEPHADAERYRRLHVIVGDSNMSEVTTLLKVGTATLVLEMIEAGVQFRDFTLDNPIRAIREISHDLTGRRPVRMAGGREASALDIQREYHARAVEFLQSRGHEDKVMERVVELWGRTLDAVESQNLSLIDREIDWAIKHRLVERYREKHDLELSSARIAQLDLAYHDVRRGRGLFDMLQRKDLVDRVTDDGEIEAAKDTPPQSTRAKLRGDFIAAAQAAGRDFTVDWVHLKLNDQAQRTVLCKDPFRAVDERVDRLIASL; from the coding sequence ATGCAGCGTCGGATCTTCGGGGTCGAGACGGAGTTCGGTGTCACGTGCACCTTCCACGGGCAGCGCCGGCTGTCCCCGGACGAGGTGGCGCGCTACCTCTTCCGGCGGGTGGTGTCGTGGGGCCGGTCCTCCAACGTCTTCCTCCGCAACGGTGCCCGCCTCTACCTCGACGTCGGATCCCACCCCGAGTACGCCACCGCCGAGTGCGACTCGCTGACCCAGCTCGTCGCCCACGACAAGGCGGGCGAGCGCATCCTCGAGGACCTGCTCGTCGACGCCGAGCGCCGGCTCGTCGACGAGGGCATCGGCGGGGACATCTACCTGTTCAAGAACAACACCGACTCGGCGGGCAACTCCTACGGCTGCCACGAGAACTACCTCGTCGCGCGGCAGGGCGAGTTCTCCCGGATCGCCGACGTGCTGCTCCCGTTCCTGGTCACCCGCCAGCTGATCTGCGGCGCGGGCAAGGTCCTGCAGACCCCGCGCGGCGCGGTGTACTGCCTGTCCCAGCGGGCCGAGCACATCTGGGAGGGCGTCTCCTCGGCGACCACCCGGTCCCGGCCGATCATCAACACCCGCGACGAGCCGCACGCCGACGCCGAGCGCTACCGACGGCTGCACGTCATCGTCGGCGACTCGAACATGTCCGAGGTGACGACCCTGCTGAAGGTGGGGACGGCCACGCTCGTGCTGGAGATGATCGAGGCCGGCGTCCAGTTCCGGGACTTCACCCTGGACAACCCGATCCGGGCGATCCGCGAGATCAGCCACGACCTCACCGGGCGGCGCCCGGTCCGCATGGCGGGCGGCCGCGAGGCGAGCGCGCTGGACATCCAGCGCGAGTACCACGCCCGGGCCGTGGAGTTCCTGCAGAGCCGCGGGCACGAGGACAAGGTGATGGAGCGCGTCGTCGAGCTGTGGGGGCGCACCCTCGACGCCGTCGAGTCCCAGAACCTGTCGCTCATCGACCGCGAGATCGACTGGGCGATCAAGCACCGGCTCGTCGAGCGGTACCGGGAGAAGCACGACCTGGAGCTGTCCAGCGCCCGGATCGCCCAGCTCGACCTGGCCTACCACGACGTCCGGCGCGGCCGCGGGCTGTTCGACATGCTGCAGCGCAAGGACCTCGTCGACCGGGTCACCGACGACGGCGAGATCGAGGCCGCGAAGGACACCCCGCCGCAGTCCACCCGGGCGAAGCTGCGCGGCGACTTCATCGCCGCCGCCCAGGCCGCCGGCCGGGACTTCACCGTCGACTGGGTGCACCTGAAGCTGAACGACCAGGCGCAGCGGACCGTGCTGTGCAAGGACCCGTTCCGCGCCGTCGACGAGCGGGTGGACCGGCTGATCGCCTCGCTCTAG